A region of Diceros bicornis minor isolate mBicDic1 chromosome 31, mDicBic1.mat.cur, whole genome shotgun sequence DNA encodes the following proteins:
- the LOC131395114 gene encoding ral guanine nucleotide dissociation stimulator-like, protein MARVQDQGPGRHGEGNMASLSLSLTLQEVSSVRAIHEMDPQGAQERQQQQGVVPFLGMFLYHLKLLDIGMEDYLEGNRVNFQKWCEKFKLIRRIQLLQQAANAYDLEPDERFGAWFQAMEPISVHESYWVSCQLEPTHQKASKMRLFRRKKNRTSSSSGPTTMPLAMSRHTLETTSAAPPDQQGHWDPRGAPGQLFPP, encoded by the exons atggccagggtccaagatcagggccctgggagacacggggaagggaacatggcctccctgagcctgtccttgaccctgcaggaggtgtcatCTGTGAGGGCCATCCATGAGATGGACccgcagggagcccaggagaggcagcagcagcag ggtgtcgtccccttcctgggcatgtttctctatcacctgaagctgctggacattgggatggaggattatctggaa ggaaatcgggtcaacttccagaaatggtgtgag aaattcaaactcatcaggaggatccagctgctccagcaggctgcaaatgcatatgacctggagcccgacgagcgatttggggcctggttccaggccatggagcccatcagtgtccatgagag ctactgggtctcctgccagctggagcccacacaccagaaggcgagcaaaatgcggctcttcaggagaaagaagaaccggacatcctccagttcagggccaa ccaccatgcccttggcgatgagccgtcacactctggagaccacaagtgcagctcctcctgaccagcagggacactgggaccctcggggtgcaccgggccagctcttcccaccctga